A single Nicotiana tabacum cultivar K326 chromosome 5, ASM71507v2, whole genome shotgun sequence DNA region contains:
- the LOC107779335 gene encoding uncharacterized protein LOC107779335 — translation MTHQISAIVHSMAPKLEDPGTFTILCIIGSADFAKALCYLGAIINLMSYFVFKTLGICQSRATSMRLQMADRTMKRPLGIIDDVIIQVDKFIFLADFVIMDCKVNYEVSIILGRPFFATRKALVDVEAGEHTFWVVMKKWSFMCPNQ, via the coding sequence ATGACTCATCAGAtaagtgcaattgtgcactcgatggctccaaagcttgaagatcccggcaCTTTCACCATCCTGTGTATCATTGGGAGCGcggattttgcaaaggcattgTGCTATTTGGGTGCAATTATCAATTTGATGTCTTACTtcgtgttcaaaactttgggtatatGTCAATCGAGGGCTACTtcaatgaggttgcaaatggcggatagaacaatGAAAAGGCCGCTTGGTATTATAGATGATGTTATTATTCAGGTGGACAAGTTCATTTTTCTTGCTGACTTTGTGATCATGGACTGCAAGGTTAATTATGAGGTTtcaatcatattgggaagacctttcttTGCAActaggaaggccttagttgatgtggaagccggggAGCACACCTTCTGggtggtgatgaaaaagtggtcttttaTGTGTCCAAATCAATGA